A single genomic interval of Antarcticibacterium arcticum harbors:
- a CDS encoding DUF368 domain-containing protein: protein MQQTRTLSDKFLLVLKGLAMGAANKVPGVSGGVVAFVAGFYEEFIYSLQKINLKAFKLLINGRFRSLYYYVNGKFLGLLILGMVISYFSVSQLLDYLIIYYELYVWAAFFGMIIGSIYYISRDFDEWSGRSLLFVLAGIIAGVAISFLEPAKENDNLFFVFFCGMVGVSGMTLPGLSGSFILILFGNYVLLLVDSVNALYDTIANIMMLDFSFLDNPARIRLLKVLLVFSLGSLAGLVTLSHILGFVLKWYKKETYAVIIGFITGSLGVVWPWKEKIFKLNSAGEVLLDNNGNKVIDNYARYFPDFQLPETWYAILYILVGIFIVLGLGWYENRNNKA, encoded by the coding sequence ATGCAACAGACCAGGACGCTTAGTGATAAATTCCTGTTGGTGCTTAAAGGACTGGCCATGGGCGCAGCCAATAAGGTACCGGGAGTTTCGGGCGGAGTGGTTGCTTTTGTGGCCGGGTTTTATGAAGAGTTCATTTATTCCCTGCAAAAGATAAATTTAAAAGCATTTAAACTTCTTATAAATGGGCGTTTCCGGTCCCTGTACTATTACGTAAACGGAAAATTTCTTGGACTTCTTATTCTGGGAATGGTAATTAGTTATTTCAGTGTATCGCAGTTGCTGGATTATTTGATTATTTATTATGAGCTCTATGTTTGGGCCGCATTCTTTGGTATGATCATAGGTTCCATCTACTATATAAGCCGGGATTTTGACGAATGGTCCGGCAGGAGCTTATTATTCGTTCTTGCGGGTATAATCGCGGGGGTAGCAATAAGCTTCCTGGAGCCTGCAAAAGAAAATGACAACCTGTTTTTTGTTTTTTTCTGCGGAATGGTAGGAGTTTCCGGAATGACGCTCCCGGGCCTTTCCGGTTCCTTTATTCTTATACTTTTTGGGAATTATGTATTGCTGCTTGTTGACTCGGTGAATGCACTTTATGATACAATCGCCAATATTATGATGCTGGATTTTTCCTTTCTTGATAATCCCGCCAGAATACGTTTGTTAAAAGTATTACTGGTCTTTTCACTTGGTTCCCTGGCAGGTTTGGTAACCCTCTCCCATATTCTGGGATTCGTTTTAAAATGGTATAAAAAGGAAACATATGCGGTTATAATTGGTTTTATAACAGGCTCGCTGGGGGTAGTTTGGCCATGGAAAGAAAAGATCTTCAAATTAAACTCTGCAGGGGAGGTGCTGCTGGATAATAACGGAAATAAAGTGATTGATAATTACGCCCGTTATTTCCCAGATTTTCAGTTACCTGAAACCTGGTATGCAATTTTATATATCCTGGTAGGAATTTTTATTGTTCTGGGCCTTGGATGGTATGAAAACAGGAATAATAAAGCATGA
- a CDS encoding shikimate dehydrogenase family protein — MRTFGLLGKNIAYSFSAGFFNKKFAAEDIPATYKNFDLQDISEFPGVIKSHPELQGLNVTIPYKQEIIPYLDRLDPVAREIGAVNTIKFEKDGSLTGHNTDHFGFTRSIKAYLQPHHTQALILGTGGASKAVAYSLRKMGIEVKFVSRNLQAEGFSYDTLTAQHLKQYTVIVNCTPLGTSPNFTSFPPIPVEHLTSAHLIFDLIYNPAITQLMKLGIQQNATAVNGLHMLEFQAEKSWEIWNSPH, encoded by the coding sequence ATGAGAACGTTCGGACTTTTAGGTAAGAATATAGCCTATTCTTTTTCAGCAGGGTTTTTTAATAAAAAATTTGCTGCGGAAGATATTCCGGCTACCTACAAAAACTTTGATCTTCAGGATATTTCAGAATTCCCCGGGGTAATCAAATCACATCCTGAATTGCAGGGTTTAAATGTTACCATACCCTATAAGCAGGAGATCATACCTTATCTTGACCGCCTGGATCCTGTTGCCCGGGAGATTGGAGCTGTAAATACTATAAAATTTGAAAAGGACGGTAGTCTTACAGGGCATAATACAGATCATTTTGGATTCACTCGTTCCATAAAGGCATACCTTCAACCCCATCACACCCAAGCCCTTATCCTGGGGACAGGAGGCGCTTCTAAAGCGGTTGCCTACAGTTTAAGGAAGATGGGCATAGAAGTGAAATTTGTTTCCAGAAATCTGCAGGCGGAAGGTTTTAGCTATGATACCTTAACAGCGCAGCATTTAAAACAGTACACCGTCATCGTGAATTGCACCCCGTTGGGAACCTCTCCTAACTTCACATCATTTCCGCCAATTCCGGTTGAGCATTTAACCTCTGCCCATCTTATATTTGACCTTATTTACAATCCCGCTATCACCCAGCTAATGAAATTGGGAATACAGCAAAATGCAACCGCAGTAAATGGATTGCATATGCTGGAATTCCAGGCCGAAAAATCCTGGGAGATCTGGAACTCCCCTCATTAA
- a CDS encoding DUF349 domain-containing protein → MSQQENDNEKKDLPKKEIFHSENSSEENKKDQPRVGDANGEKTDGNAFSRSTEVEPTKEKEDQLENAMLEETDSSALRAKSEAKEKEYSNGLKTNEETEMPDELNAEPENETESKPLEKELSENSGKEENSVSEEETKSTASSSPDENEEEDTTPVSKKNAHTEFEDSVAEDSEDETSHERHGIEKKDYHSMSKEELVSELEKLLSKEKIQTIKEHVEEIKNEFNAKFDEELEEKKEDFLAEGGNVIDFHYSTPLKKQFNSLYFDYKEKRNNYYQQLKQDLNKNLSKRLEIIEELKGLLDVEENINTTYKHFKELQDRWRTAGPIPRDKYNTVWNTYHHHVENFYDFLHLNREFRDMDFKHNLEQKLKVIDRAEELTQEKDTSRAFRELQMLHKMWKEELGPVAKEFREDIWTRFSEATKKIHDLRQAYYDQLDQEFEKNLEVKEEIISKIQVLAETQFTSHNQWQQRIKELEAFRDQFFKAGKVPREKNEQTWSAFKQSVRQFNRNKNSYYKGLKKEQYENLEKKRELIRIAEENKDNEDFKATTPIMKQIQLDWKKVGHVPRKDSDKVWKQFKSACNHYFDRLHKSTTEENTEEQQAFDKKKEILDNLKTVEFTGEKKTDLPKIKAAIEEWKQVGKVPYNKRFIEGKFNKLLDQLFSKLDVDNNKVEMMKYENKLHALNEADDDKKLRNEHYFLTKKIEETVAEIRQLENNLQFFANVDDDNPLVQDVHKNIQDHKDQLEVWKEKLQKIKSLY, encoded by the coding sequence ATGTCTCAGCAGGAAAATGATAACGAGAAGAAAGATCTCCCCAAAAAAGAAATTTTTCATTCCGAAAATTCTTCGGAAGAAAACAAAAAGGATCAACCGAGAGTGGGGGATGCAAATGGGGAAAAGACAGATGGAAATGCATTTTCCCGATCCACTGAAGTTGAACCCACTAAAGAGAAAGAAGACCAGCTTGAGAATGCCATGCTTGAGGAAACAGATTCTTCAGCATTAAGGGCAAAAAGCGAGGCTAAAGAGAAAGAATATTCCAATGGACTCAAAACCAATGAGGAGACGGAAATGCCGGATGAGTTGAATGCTGAACCGGAAAATGAAACCGAATCAAAACCTCTGGAAAAGGAACTTTCTGAAAATAGCGGGAAAGAGGAAAATTCTGTTTCTGAAGAAGAAACAAAATCAACCGCCTCATCATCCCCTGATGAGAATGAGGAGGAAGACACCACCCCCGTTTCCAAAAAGAATGCCCATACAGAATTTGAAGATTCTGTAGCCGAGGACAGCGAAGATGAAACCTCCCATGAACGTCACGGTATTGAAAAAAAGGATTATCACTCTATGAGCAAAGAAGAGTTGGTAAGCGAGCTGGAAAAACTCTTAAGCAAGGAAAAAATACAGACGATCAAAGAACACGTTGAAGAGATCAAAAATGAATTCAATGCTAAATTTGATGAGGAACTGGAAGAAAAGAAAGAAGATTTCCTTGCAGAAGGTGGAAACGTTATAGACTTCCACTACTCTACCCCCTTAAAAAAGCAGTTTAATTCCTTATATTTTGATTACAAGGAAAAACGTAATAACTATTACCAGCAGCTAAAACAGGATCTTAATAAAAATCTATCAAAACGACTGGAGATCATTGAGGAGCTTAAAGGCCTGCTGGACGTTGAGGAAAATATTAATACCACCTATAAGCATTTTAAGGAATTACAGGATCGCTGGAGAACGGCAGGCCCTATTCCCCGCGATAAGTATAATACGGTTTGGAATACCTATCATCACCACGTTGAGAATTTTTACGACTTCCTGCACCTTAACCGCGAGTTCCGGGATATGGATTTCAAACATAATCTTGAACAAAAATTAAAAGTAATAGACCGTGCAGAGGAATTGACCCAGGAAAAGGATACGAGCCGTGCCTTCCGGGAACTGCAAATGCTGCACAAAATGTGGAAAGAGGAACTTGGACCCGTGGCCAAGGAATTCAGGGAGGATATATGGACAAGGTTTAGTGAGGCCACTAAAAAGATCCACGACCTGCGCCAGGCATACTATGACCAGCTGGACCAGGAGTTCGAAAAAAACCTCGAGGTAAAAGAAGAGATAATTTCTAAAATTCAGGTATTGGCTGAAACCCAATTTACCTCCCATAACCAATGGCAGCAAAGGATCAAGGAACTGGAAGCCTTTAGAGATCAATTTTTCAAAGCCGGAAAAGTTCCAAGGGAAAAGAATGAACAAACATGGAGCGCCTTCAAGCAAAGTGTGCGACAGTTTAACCGCAATAAAAATTCGTATTACAAAGGACTTAAAAAAGAGCAGTACGAAAACCTTGAGAAAAAACGTGAGCTTATTCGCATTGCCGAGGAAAATAAGGATAATGAGGATTTCAAAGCTACCACCCCTATAATGAAACAGATTCAGCTGGACTGGAAAAAGGTGGGCCACGTGCCGCGTAAGGATAGCGATAAAGTATGGAAACAATTCAAAAGTGCCTGTAACCATTATTTTGACCGGCTACATAAATCTACTACAGAAGAAAATACTGAAGAACAACAGGCTTTCGATAAGAAAAAAGAGATCCTGGATAATTTAAAAACCGTAGAGTTTACAGGGGAGAAAAAAACCGACCTTCCAAAAATAAAAGCGGCCATTGAAGAATGGAAACAAGTAGGCAAAGTGCCCTATAACAAGCGTTTTATTGAAGGAAAATTCAACAAGCTCCTGGACCAGTTGTTCTCAAAACTTGATGTAGACAACAACAAGGTGGAAATGATGAAGTATGAGAATAAGCTCCACGCTCTAAACGAGGCAGATGATGACAAGAAATTGCGAA